One Lucilia cuprina isolate Lc7/37 chromosome 4, ASM2204524v1, whole genome shotgun sequence DNA segment encodes these proteins:
- the LOC111690187 gene encoding uncharacterized protein LOC111690187, protein MSRLYLLVIIIFGCYITFLSAANDSSYLFKSTYFKYKVRLINYTSRIFCSSQVKVVNVYFENETSLSSPGQILKVLNDCGVSHISFRNKFRTKPLEILKDDGIIMYLIMVLRDISQTVQLTFLRRRSASKHLTFIFLMIEDSKSVTSEWLESTFENFWNMRILNVAVICHHGGKLHIHRYDPFLKRLMPETETKERYHNLTVRDIFPQNILNMRGQPLRMCMYQDDIRSLYDHRDQLIGSDGLMSVYLAERLNATRIINWVKPYGNTSITNDICFREIVEEIDDVSVNIRFLSLESFYKRAEYTIVHSRDDLCVMVPKAKIASTFWNLFRSFNMGVWFTILSTIIFACVFCLISYRKICCNSNFILQLYACIIAMPFLKLHRPTSLRIFLCVWLVYGMLISAAFKGNLTGNLVNRQYLPDVNTIRDLVESPYHLAVLPRHLKHIHRYIDIKNMHGAMLKEKLIEIPDLQFKYLIEMNNLSYAYLQKYHVSVFHVNSRKHSKWGQPLFHVMEQCIVPFHAVYIVPYGSPYLGFINTLMRNAQEFGFINYWDRLMNAAFRSSRRSIFRKRRSDDDEPVVLKLGHYQAVFCFLFFGLVVSSICFLCELLFTPEFRRKSKSFYEFLNFEV, encoded by the exons ATGTCTCGATTATATTTATTGGTTATTATCATCTTCGGTTGTTATATCACTTTCTTGAGTGCTGCCAACGATTCTAGTTATCTTTTTAAAAGCACTTATTTTAAGTATAAAGTAAGACTGATTAACTACACGAGCCGCATTTTCTGTAGTTCTCAAGTGAAAGtggtaaatgtttattttgaaaatgaaacCTCATTAAGTTCTCCGGGACAAATATTAAAAGTGCTTAATGATTGTGGCGTATCGCATATTTCTTTTAG AAACAAATTTCGCACTAAGCCTCTGGAAATACTCAAAGATGATGGCATAATCATGTATTTAATAATGGTACTACGTGATATCTCTCAAACCGTTCAGCTAACGTTTCTACGCAGAAGATCAGCTTCCAAACATTTAACCTTTATATTTCTAATGATAGAAGATTCAAAGTCCGTAACATCGGAATGGCTGGAAagtacttttgaaaatttttggaatatgCGTATTTTAAATGTAGCTGTCATTTGTCATCATGGTGGTAAATTGCATATACATCGCTATGATCCCTTTCTTAAACGACTAATGCCGGAAACAGAAACCAAAGAACGATATCATAATCTCACAGTAAGAGATATATTtcctcaaaatattttaaatatgagaGGTCAACCGTTACGTATGTGTATGTATCAAGATGATATACGTTCGCTATATGATCATCGGGACCAGTTAATAGGATCAGATGGTTTAATGTCGGTCTATTTGGCGGAACGTTTAAATGCCACACGCATTATAAATTGGGTGAAGCCCTATGGCAATACCTCGATTACCAATGATATTTGCTTTAGAGAAATTGTAGAGGAAATCGATGATGTTtcggtaaatataagatttttatCATTGGAGTCGTTTTACAAGAGGGCGGAATATACTATAGTACATAGTCGTGATGATTTGTGTGTTATGGTACCGAAAGCTAAAATTGCCTCAACATTTTGGAATCTATTTCGCTCGTTCAATATGGGAGTTTGGTTTACGATCTTATCAACCATAATATTTGCCTGTGTATTTTGTCTTATTagctatagaaaaatatgttgtaACAGTAACTTTATTTTGCAATTATATGCCTGTATAATAGCCATGCCCTTTCTGAAGTTGCATCGTCCTACCTCTTTACGCATTTTCCTATGTGTTTGGCTAGTATATGGCATGTTAATATCGGCTGCTTTTAAAGGCAATCTCACTGGTAACCTGGTGAATCGCCAGTATTTACCAGATGTTAATACTATAAGGGATTTAGTCGAGAGTCCCTATCATTTGGCTGTTTTGCCTCGTCATCTAAAACACATACACCGTTATATAGATATAAAGAATATGCACGGAGCCATGTTGAAAGAGAAACTAATCGAAATACCTGATTTACAATTCAAGTATTTGATAGAAATGAATAACTTGTCTTATGCctatttgcaaaaatatcatGTTTCTGTATTTCACGTCAATTCCAGAAAACATTCCAAATGGGGTCAACCTCTTTTTCATGTTATGGAACAGTGTATTGTTCCATTTCATGCGGTTTATATTGTACCCTATGGTTCACCGTATTTGGGTTTTATTAATACGCTAATGCGTAATGCCCAGGAATTTGGTTTCATTAACTATTGGGATCGTTTAATGAATGCGGCGTTTCGCAGCTCTAGAAGAAGTATATTTCGTAAAAGACGTTCTGATGATGATGAACCTGTAGTCCTTAAGTTGGGACATTATCAGgcagtgttttgttttttattttttggtttggtAGTTTCATCGATATGTTTCCTCTGTGAGTTGTTGTTTACTCCAGAGTTTAGGCGAAAATCCAAAAGTTTCtatgagtttttaaattttgaagtttGA